The following proteins are encoded in a genomic region of Pelodictyon phaeoclathratiforme BU-1:
- the tolB gene encoding Tol-Pal system beta propeller repeat protein TolB — MVRFFKHVFSGIFVALFFLLVFPLHLCAGETGETGEYIAIRKEGSGNIVLVLDKLHADGKKESRFGQGLDTVMHDGLDFAGIFSMLPPPLNIMDNSDKKSVVINFGALTSVGAEVYAGGTVTIKSGMINLDMSVYETAGSRLLLRKTYTGKEDELRSIGHAFCADLVALLTGKSSVFGSKIVFVSNNTGYKEIYQCDFDGYGVEQLTNSRSITMNPSLSPDGRHLAYIDFSSGRSVLRIQNLGERKTASVGNSGVSIDPAWRSGSEVAATLSFDGNQQIYLVKTDGTLSRRLTNSRSIDISPAFSPDGSKMAFVSSRNGLPQIFIQDIQSGQVKRLTFSGRYNTQPSWSPAGDKIAYTTWEKNGEINIFTVSADGSGLMQLTRRCGENICPSWSPDGQMIVFSSNRSGKQKLYTMDSKGDKQRALLQVDGQQTQPSWSLR, encoded by the coding sequence ATGGTGCGATTTTTTAAACATGTTTTCTCTGGCATTTTTGTGGCGCTCTTTTTTCTGCTCGTATTTCCTCTGCACCTCTGTGCAGGCGAGACGGGAGAGACAGGAGAGTATATAGCCATCCGTAAAGAGGGGTCTGGCAATATTGTTCTTGTACTCGACAAGCTCCATGCAGATGGAAAAAAGGAGTCCCGATTTGGGCAGGGTCTTGATACCGTTATGCATGATGGTCTCGATTTTGCAGGGATATTCTCCATGCTTCCTCCACCTCTTAATATTATGGACAACAGTGACAAAAAGAGTGTTGTCATCAATTTTGGAGCACTGACTTCGGTAGGTGCAGAGGTCTATGCAGGAGGTACGGTTACGATAAAGTCAGGAATGATCAATCTGGATATGTCGGTCTACGAGACTGCTGGCTCCAGATTGCTTTTAAGGAAAACCTATACGGGCAAGGAGGATGAACTTCGTTCAATCGGTCATGCGTTCTGCGCTGATCTTGTTGCACTTCTTACCGGTAAATCTTCTGTATTTGGCAGTAAAATTGTTTTTGTTTCGAATAATACCGGGTATAAAGAGATCTATCAGTGTGATTTTGATGGATATGGAGTTGAGCAACTGACCAATTCGAGATCGATTACCATGAATCCATCTCTTTCTCCGGATGGAAGACATCTTGCCTACATTGATTTTTCTTCTGGCCGTTCTGTTCTTCGTATCCAGAACCTTGGTGAGAGGAAAACTGCGTCAGTTGGCAATAGTGGTGTCAGTATTGACCCTGCCTGGAGAAGTGGCAGCGAGGTGGCAGCAACACTCTCCTTTGATGGCAATCAGCAGATTTATCTTGTTAAAACTGATGGCACACTTTCGCGAAGGCTTACCAATAGCAGGAGTATTGATATTTCTCCTGCGTTTTCTCCCGATGGCAGCAAGATGGCATTTGTCTCTTCAAGAAATGGTCTTCCCCAGATCTTTATCCAGGATATTCAGTCTGGTCAGGTAAAAAGATTGACGTTCAGTGGCCGTTATAATACCCAGCCATCATGGTCTCCTGCCGGAGATAAAATTGCCTATACAACATGGGAAAAGAATGGTGAAATAAATATATTTACCGTGAGTGCTGATGGCTCAGGGCTCATGCAGTTAACACGGCGATGCGGAGAGAACATCTGCCCCTCGTGGTCTCCGGATGGACAGATGATAGTGTTTTCGTCTAACCGCTCAGGAAAACAGAAACTTTACACAATGGATTCGAAAGGGGATAAACAGAGGGCTTTATTGCAGGTTGATGGTCAGCAGACGCAGCCATCCTGGTCTTTACGTTAG
- the tolQ gene encoding protein TolQ codes for MFDSRLGIFGLFSDAGPVVLMVLSILLAFSVISWAIIAFKFGYLRKSLRESRLFLDYFFAVSNVDKVFTECENFRTGSLPRVFRACYIEYRSLGDKSDLRQGRARIARAMKREVNAENKRLSTLVPFLATVGNTAPFIGLFGTVWGIMNSFQNIGMTQSASLAAVAPGISEALIATAAGLAAAIPAVMGYNFFAQQIGMIERDLEEFSPEFVSAFINEP; via the coding sequence ATGTTTGATTCCAGACTCGGGATTTTTGGCCTGTTTTCGGATGCCGGACCGGTTGTGTTGATGGTGCTTTCCATTCTTCTTGCATTTTCTGTCATATCATGGGCAATCATTGCGTTTAAATTTGGTTATCTCAGAAAATCCTTGCGTGAGTCGAGGCTTTTTCTTGACTATTTTTTTGCAGTCAGTAATGTCGATAAGGTTTTTACGGAATGCGAGAATTTCAGAACGGGTTCACTGCCAAGGGTTTTTCGTGCCTGTTATATTGAATACCGGTCGCTTGGCGACAAGAGTGATCTCCGGCAGGGGCGAGCCCGTATTGCCCGGGCAATGAAACGTGAGGTCAATGCGGAAAACAAGCGGCTGTCAACTCTTGTTCCTTTTCTTGCAACAGTTGGTAATACGGCGCCCTTTATCGGACTTTTTGGCACGGTATGGGGGATTATGAATTCATTTCAGAACATTGGCATGACTCAATCCGCTTCGCTTGCTGCGGTTGCTCCCGGTATTTCAGAAGCCCTTATTGCTACGGCAGCAGGCCTTGCTGCGGCTATTCCTGCTGTGATGGGCTATAACTTTTTTGCACAGCAGATCGGCATGATCGAGCGGGACCTTGAGGAGTTTTCTCCTGAATTTGTTTCAGCATTCATTAACGAACCGTAG
- a CDS encoding energy transducer TonB → MKKSRNHVSAEQKFLLWLVAAAVMHAMVFFLAVYLQLWDAGRHVKLKIVSVSLVSLPGSGGSPQRSEGKGGSTEAPSAEPQINTPPPVVNKVVKEALPEKPQPPALKQVVVEPPKKISVEPLKPKVVEKPSDMSTALQRLKQNIEKKTAQLPQPSASALNKALATLQQKVSSDKQPLQGSGGGKPGSSGGRSGAGKGSGGGGTADPYKAEIASIIQRNWVFSGQMLKNSYGMSVYVRINIIADGTIRQIIFDKRAPSEYLNSSVKKALEKSSPLPVLPKEEGFRDVWIGFVFTPEGIE, encoded by the coding sequence ATGAAAAAAAGTCGTAATCATGTTTCTGCAGAACAAAAGTTTTTGCTTTGGCTTGTTGCTGCGGCAGTAATGCATGCCATGGTGTTTTTTTTAGCTGTTTATCTCCAGTTATGGGATGCTGGCCGGCATGTCAAGCTGAAAATTGTGAGTGTCTCTCTTGTTTCCCTACCCGGTTCCGGTGGTTCGCCTCAACGATCTGAAGGGAAGGGTGGTAGTACCGAAGCACCCTCTGCAGAGCCTCAAATCAATACTCCTCCCCCTGTTGTCAACAAGGTCGTTAAGGAGGCGTTGCCGGAAAAACCGCAGCCGCCTGCCCTTAAGCAGGTTGTTGTGGAGCCTCCAAAAAAAATTTCTGTGGAACCACTGAAGCCGAAGGTTGTTGAAAAGCCCTCTGATATGAGTACAGCTCTTCAGCGGCTCAAGCAAAACATTGAAAAGAAAACAGCGCAATTACCGCAACCATCTGCCAGTGCTTTGAACAAAGCGCTTGCGACGCTTCAGCAGAAGGTGAGCTCTGATAAACAGCCTTTGCAGGGTAGTGGCGGCGGAAAACCCGGCTCGTCCGGTGGCAGAAGTGGTGCGGGAAAGGGGAGTGGTGGTGGTGGAACTGCAGATCCCTATAAAGCTGAAATTGCGTCAATTATTCAGCGGAACTGGGTTTTTTCCGGGCAGATGCTGAAAAACAGTTACGGCATGAGTGTCTATGTTCGTATTAACATTATTGCTGATGGGACGATTCGCCAGATTATTTTTGATAAGAGGGCGCCAAGTGAATATTTGAACAGTTCAGTAAAAAAAGCCCTTGAAAAATCATCACCTCTTCCTGTTTTGCCGAAAGAGGAGGGGTTCAGGGATGTTTGGATTGGATTTGTGTTTACTCCGGAAGGTATTGAGTAG
- the tolR gene encoding protein TolR, translating to MSDINVTPFVDVMLVLLIIFMVTAPMMTHGVKVETPQTTHQKMDVHEKALVISIDASRRVFINQYQLNASEVRQKLPMILDVKQTGEVYLKADKSLPYGLVMDVMAQIRDAGIEKIGMVTEPVPISREGGI from the coding sequence ATGAGTGATATTAACGTAACACCGTTTGTTGATGTCATGCTCGTGCTGCTGATCATTTTTATGGTAACCGCTCCCATGATGACGCATGGTGTAAAGGTTGAAACGCCACAAACGACTCATCAGAAAATGGATGTGCATGAAAAGGCTCTTGTGATCAGTATTGATGCTTCGCGGAGGGTCTTTATCAATCAATATCAGTTGAATGCTTCAGAGGTTCGTCAGAAGCTTCCGATGATTCTTGATGTCAAGCAAACAGGAGAGGTTTACCTTAAGGCTGATAAATCATTACCTTATGGTCTGGTAATGGATGTTATGGCCCAGATCAGGGATGCCGGAATTGAGAAGATTGGCATGGTGACCGAACCCGTTCCCATTTCGAGGGAAGGCGGGATATAG